In Candidatus Synechococcus calcipolaris G9, a genomic segment contains:
- a CDS encoding FHA domain-containing protein: MSSQQQERHILVINGLRGRQAIALEAAAYSLGRDLTNAIVLDFETVSRQHAILLRVPVPGTKEYCYRLVDGNANGKPSTNGTFVNGKRTASHDLKHGDVLLFGRKVKASYLMVSMAETEFSKYLESIAFQSIKSQSMSPKETLVGAEMSGELLARLNADRPVRELAPVGSPTAVTTETALNNRDTVSGQEETPESNALPMAKDTVHEDQPNATWQQWAWAVAVVGAIALGGVGVSVFLNSSQSNSNPSQPTQGQSQ; encoded by the coding sequence ATGAGTAGTCAACAGCAGGAACGTCATATATTAGTGATCAATGGATTGCGGGGACGGCAGGCGATCGCCCTTGAGGCGGCGGCCTATTCCCTAGGGCGGGATCTAACTAACGCCATTGTCCTTGACTTTGAAACGGTATCTCGGCAACATGCCATTTTATTGCGTGTGCCTGTGCCGGGAACAAAGGAATATTGCTACCGCCTTGTGGATGGGAATGCCAATGGTAAGCCGAGTACTAATGGTACCTTTGTTAATGGTAAGCGGACGGCTAGCCACGATCTGAAACATGGAGATGTTTTATTATTTGGTCGGAAGGTCAAGGCGTCCTATTTAATGGTATCCATGGCGGAAACAGAGTTTAGCAAGTACCTAGAATCCATTGCCTTTCAAAGTATTAAATCTCAATCGATGAGTCCCAAGGAAACCTTGGTGGGGGCGGAGATGTCTGGCGAGCTTTTGGCGCGCTTAAATGCCGATCGCCCTGTGCGGGAACTTGCTCCTGTGGGAAGTCCCACAGCGGTTACGACGGAAACGGCATTAAACAATCGAGATACGGTGTCTGGTCAGGAAGAAACTCCAGAGTCGAATGCCCTGCCTATGGCGAAAGATACCGTTCATGAGGATCAGCCTAATGCCACCTGGCAACAATGGGCCTGGGCGGTGGCGGTAGTCGGGGCGATCGCCCTGGGTGGTGTGGGGGTAAGTGTCTTCCTGAATTCGTCCCAATCCAATTCCAATCCATCCCAGCCAACTCAGGGGCAGTCCCAGTAA
- a CDS encoding DUF3285 domain-containing protein, whose amino-acid sequence MSDRPPTPEAASDTSDSPEASPRPPQDSYVKLAMRNMVRKGGKSLRHFALTTLGLLGLLVAISYLTR is encoded by the coding sequence ATGAGCGATCGCCCCCCCACCCCCGAAGCTGCCAGTGACACCAGCGACAGTCCTGAAGCATCCCCCCGCCCGCCCCAGGATAGCTACGTTAAGCTGGCCATGAGAAATATGGTGCGGAAGGGAGGTAAATCTTTGCGCCATTTTGCCTTGACCACCCTTGGACTCCTAGGATTGTTGGTGGCCATTTCCTATCTGACCCGTTAG
- a CDS encoding anthranilate synthase component II has product MILVIDNYDSFTYNLVQYLGELGQELPVAAEIQVYRNDKITLRQVEALNPNGIVISPGPGRPEDAGISQALIQQFAPTIPILGVCLGHQAIGQVYGGEVVRAPELMHGKTSSIYHQNRGIFAGLDQPFTATRYHSLVIDRPSCPPLLEITAWTEDDIIMGIRHRDYPTLQGVQFHPESILTSAGKALLRNFLQSVPVR; this is encoded by the coding sequence TTGATTCTGGTCATTGATAATTACGATAGTTTTACCTATAACCTGGTGCAATACCTGGGGGAGTTAGGTCAGGAATTGCCCGTAGCAGCCGAGATTCAGGTGTATCGCAACGATAAAATTACCCTACGCCAAGTCGAGGCCCTTAATCCTAATGGCATCGTCATTTCACCGGGCCCCGGCCGCCCCGAGGATGCCGGGATCAGTCAAGCACTGATTCAACAATTTGCACCCACCATCCCTATTTTGGGGGTTTGCCTAGGCCATCAAGCCATTGGTCAGGTCTATGGGGGCGAGGTGGTGCGGGCCCCCGAATTAATGCATGGCAAAACGTCATCAATTTATCACCAGAATAGGGGGATTTTTGCCGGTCTTGACCAGCCCTTTACCGCAACTCGATACCATAGCCTGGTCATCGATCGCCCCAGTTGCCCACCCCTCTTGGAAATTACGGCATGGACAGAGGATGACATTATTATGGGAATTCGCCATCGGGACTATCCAACCCTTCAGGGGGTTCAGTTTCACCCTGAAAGTATTCTCACCTCAGCAGGAAAGGCCCTACTGCGAAACTTTTTACAAAGTGTCCCCGTCCGGTGA
- a CDS encoding ROK family protein, protein MNSPHVIGVDLGGTAIKLGRFSRDGQCWQSLTVATPQPPTPDAVIGAIAQAIQGIDPQKTALAIGLGTPGPVDSTGRIARRAINLGWEDVPLGEALEELTGRPTILANDANCAGLGEAWLGAGKSFRDLILLTLGTGVGGAVLLNGELFVGRDGTAGELGLITLDWCGHPCNSGNRGSLEQHVSVQAIRRRTGLAPYELAEKARQGDGAAIAFWENYGRELAAGLASLIYVLTPEAIVIGGGISDSHDLFFPTMIAEIEARVLPSSRPGLQYLRAILGNRAGMVGAAKLAWSL, encoded by the coding sequence GTGAATTCTCCCCATGTGATTGGTGTGGATTTAGGGGGGACGGCCATTAAGCTGGGTCGGTTTAGCCGTGATGGTCAGTGCTGGCAATCCTTGACGGTAGCGACTCCCCAGCCCCCTACACCCGATGCTGTGATTGGGGCGATCGCCCAGGCTATTCAAGGGATCGATCCCCAGAAAACGGCCCTAGCCATTGGCCTGGGAACCCCTGGCCCCGTAGATAGTACCGGACGCATTGCCCGACGGGCCATTAATCTCGGCTGGGAAGATGTTCCTCTAGGGGAAGCCCTAGAAGAATTAACAGGGCGGCCCACTATCTTAGCCAATGATGCCAACTGTGCTGGTCTGGGAGAGGCCTGGCTAGGGGCGGGAAAGTCCTTTCGGGATTTGATTTTACTCACCTTGGGGACGGGGGTGGGTGGGGCAGTGTTGCTCAATGGCGAATTGTTTGTGGGCCGGGATGGTACCGCTGGAGAATTGGGTTTGATTACCCTGGATTGGTGTGGTCATCCCTGTAATAGCGGGAATCGCGGTTCCCTGGAGCAGCACGTTTCCGTCCAGGCCATTCGCCGCCGCACTGGCCTTGCCCCCTATGAATTGGCGGAAAAGGCCCGTCAGGGAGATGGTGCGGCGATCGCCTTTTGGGAAAATTATGGTCGAGAATTGGCCGCTGGTTTAGCCAGCTTAATTTATGTGTTGACCCCCGAGGCGATCGTCATTGGTGGCGGTATCAGCGATAGCCACGATCTATTTTTCCCGACGATGATCGCAGAAATTGAAGCACGGGTGTTGCCCAGTTCTCGCCCAGGGCTGCAATACTTACGGGCGATCCTAGGCAATCGGGCTGGCATGGTGGGAGCGGCCAAGCTGGCCTGGAGCCTATAA
- a CDS encoding MBL fold metallo-hydrolase, whose protein sequence is MKRRQFFRYAQGAAIATLGINLAAHAQGGTLGVQWLGHTCFLFTGGGQRILVNPFKPLGCTQGFRPPTVAADIVLISSRLLDEGFIEGLPGRPKLLFEPGNYDVNGFRIQGIRTNHDRVGGFRFGVNVVWRWQQAGVNILHLGGIAMPLSIEQKILMGRPDLLLIPVGGSDKAYTAAEAKAAIELLQPHIVVPTHYRTNAADATCDLSGIDDFLTLMEGTPVRRIGGSSFSLGSGSIPAGPVINLLSYG, encoded by the coding sequence ATGAAACGTCGCCAATTTTTCCGCTACGCTCAAGGGGCTGCGATCGCCACATTGGGGATTAACCTAGCCGCCCATGCCCAAGGCGGAACATTGGGAGTGCAATGGTTGGGCCATACCTGTTTTTTGTTCACGGGGGGTGGCCAGCGCATCCTCGTAAATCCCTTTAAGCCCCTGGGATGTACCCAGGGATTTCGGCCACCGACTGTTGCCGCCGATATTGTCCTGATCAGTAGCCGCCTCTTAGATGAGGGATTTATTGAGGGGCTACCAGGGCGACCCAAGCTTCTCTTTGAACCCGGCAACTACGATGTGAATGGATTCAGAATCCAAGGGATTCGTACCAATCATGATCGGGTGGGTGGCTTTCGTTTTGGCGTAAATGTCGTATGGCGTTGGCAGCAGGCAGGGGTGAATATCTTGCACTTGGGGGGGATCGCCATGCCCTTGAGTATTGAGCAGAAAATTCTCATGGGTCGCCCCGATCTCCTGTTAATCCCCGTGGGTGGCAGTGATAAGGCCTATACCGCTGCCGAAGCCAAGGCGGCCATTGAACTGCTTCAACCCCATATTGTTGTACCAACCCACTACCGTACCAATGCGGCGGATGCCACCTGTGATTTATCGGGGATTGATGATTTTTTAACCCTGATGGAAGGTACTCCGGTGCGGCGCATCGGTGGCAGTAGTTTTAGCCTGGGTTCTGGGTCAATTCCCGCCGGCCCGGTGATTAATCTCCTCAGCTACGGTTAG
- the cobM gene encoding precorrin-4 C(11)-methyltransferase has translation MLKPGVYFVGAGPGDPDLLTVKGQRLLSLADVVVYADSLVPHQILEMMRPDGELIPTASMTLEEILPILIERVQAGQAVVRLQSGDPSLYSAIHEQISLLHQADIPVEVVPGISAFQLAAARLQAELTIPELVQTIILTRSSGRTKVPPQEELASLAAHRASLCLYLSAHHVVKAEAQLLQHYPADTTIAICYRLGWPDEKIVLVPLAEMAATTRNEQLTRTTLYLISPALNAQPSSIESNRVRSHLYHPEHHHLFRP, from the coding sequence ATGCTCAAACCAGGAGTTTATTTTGTCGGGGCCGGCCCCGGGGATCCGGATCTATTGACGGTGAAAGGTCAACGACTTCTTTCCTTGGCCGATGTGGTCGTCTATGCCGATTCCCTTGTTCCCCATCAAATTTTGGAAATGATGCGCCCCGATGGGGAGTTGATTCCTACGGCCTCCATGACTCTGGAGGAAATTTTGCCGATCTTAATTGAGCGAGTTCAAGCCGGGCAGGCGGTTGTACGGCTCCAGTCTGGAGATCCCAGTCTCTATAGTGCCATTCATGAACAAATTTCCCTGCTGCACCAGGCTGATATTCCCGTAGAGGTTGTTCCCGGAATTAGTGCCTTTCAGTTGGCCGCCGCCCGATTACAGGCAGAGTTGACCATTCCTGAACTCGTCCAAACCATTATCTTGACGCGCAGTAGTGGTCGCACAAAGGTTCCCCCCCAGGAAGAACTGGCCAGTTTGGCGGCCCATCGGGCTAGTCTGTGTCTGTACTTGAGTGCCCACCATGTGGTCAAAGCCGAAGCCCAACTTTTGCAGCATTATCCGGCGGATACCACGATTGCCATTTGCTATCGTCTGGGCTGGCCCGATGAAAAAATCGTTTTAGTTCCCTTGGCAGAGATGGCCGCCACCACTCGCAATGAGCAGTTGACCCGCACGACTCTATATCTGATTAGCCCGGCCCTCAATGCCCAGCCCTCTAGCATTGAATCCAATAGGGTGCGATCGCACCTTTACCATCCAGAGCATCATCATTTATTTCGTCCCTGA
- a CDS encoding diacylglycerol kinase gives MTQKIVAPYPNKISRPISVHRSSYRIAHTLFSSFGYAWSGVQYAFQTQRNFRIHTLMATVALSLAGFLRLSGIEIALIGVTIAAVMGLELLNTAVEAVVDLTVGNRYHDLARVAKDCAAGAVLLAAFASVFVAAILILPPLVQMIFWPYVGY, from the coding sequence ATGACACAGAAAATTGTAGCTCCGTATCCCAATAAAATATCTCGCCCCATTTCGGTGCATCGTAGCTCCTATCGCATTGCCCATACGCTCTTCTCTAGTTTTGGTTATGCCTGGTCTGGGGTTCAGTATGCCTTTCAGACTCAACGAAATTTTCGCATTCACACCCTAATGGCTACCGTTGCCCTCTCCTTAGCTGGTTTTTTGCGTCTATCGGGCATAGAGATTGCCCTCATTGGCGTTACGATCGCTGCGGTCATGGGTCTTGAGCTTCTGAATACGGCGGTGGAAGCCGTGGTAGATCTAACCGTGGGCAATCGGTATCATGACCTAGCACGGGTCGCCAAGGATTGTGCCGCAGGGGCAGTATTATTGGCAGCCTTTGCCTCAGTATTTGTGGCTGCTATTTTAATTTTACCTCCCTTAGTTCAGATGATTTTCTGGCCATACGTTGGCTACTAA
- the ybeY gene encoding rRNA maturation RNase YbeY, with amino-acid sequence MDGTDSLVVDLCVQDLFYSPLESRAEISGDRWQEWFSQWIHHLDPQLAPAYEITLRLTDDQEIQQLNRDFRQCDRPTDVLAFALLDSGISAPEHEPLYLGDIVISVETAHRQAGDRGHSAITELSWLAIHGLLHLLGWSHPNEERLQEMLRCQATCLGLIGVEPPEFE; translated from the coding sequence ATGGACGGCACTGATTCGTTGGTTGTTGATCTTTGCGTTCAGGATCTCTTTTATTCCCCTTTGGAGTCTAGGGCCGAAATCTCTGGCGATCGCTGGCAAGAATGGTTTAGCCAATGGATCCACCATCTTGATCCCCAGTTAGCCCCAGCCTACGAGATCACCCTGCGATTGACGGATGATCAGGAGATTCAGCAATTAAATCGGGATTTCCGCCAGTGCGATCGCCCCACGGATGTACTAGCCTTTGCTCTCCTAGACAGCGGGATTTCCGCCCCAGAGCATGAACCACTATACCTAGGGGATATTGTCATCTCCGTTGAAACCGCCCATCGCCAGGCCGGCGATCGCGGCCATAGTGCAATTACAGAACTGTCATGGTTGGCTATCCATGGACTACTTCACCTTCTAGGGTGGAGTCATCCCAATGAAGAACGGCTACAAGAAATGCTCCGTTGCCAAGCCACCTGCCTGGGTCTTATTGGTGTAGAACCACCGGAATTTGAATAA
- a CDS encoding cytochrome c biogenesis protein CcdA — protein sequence MFQAIQQQLFFLEQWSDRWVTDQLGHLSLISLGVIFLTGLLTSLTPCTLSMLPITVGYIGGYAAENRGAAARQSLWFALGLATMLATLGILAALAGRIYGQVGSGLAIVVSLIAIVMGLNLLNALPITFPRWPGLDTLPDRVPRGFRSYTLGATFGLVAAPCSTPVLATLLAWVATTQNLIVGAGLLLAYTTGYVLPLVVAGTFTVTVKKLLALRQWSSWITPASGVLLVAFGVVSLAIRLRPGF from the coding sequence GTGTTTCAGGCCATTCAACAGCAACTTTTCTTTTTAGAGCAGTGGTCCGATCGCTGGGTCACGGATCAGTTGGGCCACTTATCCCTGATCAGCTTAGGAGTCATTTTTCTGACGGGGCTACTCACGAGCTTGACCCCCTGCACCCTTTCGATGTTGCCCATTACCGTGGGCTATATTGGCGGTTATGCTGCGGAAAATCGTGGGGCGGCGGCGCGCCAGTCCCTGTGGTTTGCCCTGGGGTTAGCCACCATGTTAGCCACCCTGGGGATTTTAGCGGCCTTGGCAGGGCGGATTTACGGTCAGGTAGGTTCCGGCTTGGCCATTGTGGTGAGCTTGATTGCCATTGTCATGGGCTTGAATTTATTGAACGCGCTGCCGATCACCTTTCCCCGCTGGCCGGGTTTGGATACCCTACCGGATCGAGTTCCGCGGGGGTTTCGCTCCTATACCCTGGGGGCAACCTTTGGTCTGGTGGCCGCTCCCTGTAGTACCCCCGTACTCGCGACTCTCCTAGCCTGGGTGGCCACGACTCAAAATCTGATTGTGGGGGCAGGCTTACTGTTGGCCTATACCACGGGCTACGTTTTACCCTTGGTGGTGGCGGGCACCTTTACGGTTACGGTGAAGAAACTGTTAGCTCTGCGGCAATGGTCTAGTTGGATTACCCCGGCCAGTGGAGTCCTGTTAGTGGCCTTTGGGGTGGTGTCCCTGGCGATTCGTTTACGGCCAGGATTTTAG
- a CDS encoding LCP family protein, giving the protein MFIHWRPSQKKSPPSNVPLFWRTLNWCGVALISASLGGLWALITHSTPLMHRALSPQESAVFSRNRRDISTLDQPVNLLLIGTKVLSSDVVEPPVSDATYHTLVNSVEGLSDTMLLVRFDPRDQRLTILSIPRDTLTWIPGRGDAKINEANALGGPALAAQTVSELLGDVPIDRYLRINVQGISKLVDALGGVTIHVPKDMRYQDMSQRLNIDLQEGRQHLDGEKALDFLRFRYDELGDIGRVQRQQSFMRALIEQTAQPDTLGRLPQILGVIRENLDTNLTVQELASLAGFMAQVPRSRVQMLMLPGDFNGTGREEISYWLPSYRQIEVLADQHLRDTPRRSGLGGNGLEENPMDVSTNWIRIAIQNTYLPEPQVERVSDHLSQVGFRNLYRGEDMTQPLKVTRIIAQAGDIDKARAVQLQLGFGEVRVESTGVLDSDVTIQLGEDALYRLSGFGEQPL; this is encoded by the coding sequence GTGTTTATCCACTGGCGGCCAAGTCAAAAGAAATCACCTCCATCCAATGTTCCATTATTTTGGCGCACCCTGAATTGGTGTGGTGTTGCCCTAATTTCCGCCAGTTTGGGAGGGCTTTGGGCTTTGATTACCCACAGCACGCCCTTGATGCATCGGGCCCTCAGTCCCCAAGAATCCGCCGTATTTAGTCGCAATCGTCGGGATATTTCCACATTAGATCAGCCGGTAAATCTTTTGTTGATTGGCACAAAGGTATTAAGCTCCGATGTTGTGGAACCACCTGTAAGTGATGCCACTTACCATACCCTCGTCAACTCGGTAGAAGGGCTTTCGGATACGATGCTCTTGGTGCGATTTGATCCACGGGATCAGCGGTTAACCATCCTTTCAATTCCCCGTGATACCCTGACTTGGATTCCAGGTCGGGGCGATGCCAAGATTAATGAAGCCAATGCCCTCGGTGGCCCGGCCCTTGCAGCCCAAACCGTCTCTGAGTTATTGGGGGATGTGCCCATCGATCGCTACCTGCGAATTAACGTCCAAGGAATTTCTAAGCTGGTGGATGCCTTGGGGGGAGTCACGATCCACGTTCCTAAGGATATGCGCTACCAAGATATGAGCCAACGCCTCAATATTGATCTCCAGGAGGGGCGGCAGCACTTAGATGGTGAAAAAGCCCTCGATTTTCTCCGATTTCGCTATGACGAGTTGGGAGATATTGGTCGGGTGCAGCGGCAGCAATCCTTCATGCGGGCCTTGATTGAACAAACCGCCCAGCCGGATACCCTCGGTCGTCTACCGCAAATTTTAGGGGTAATTCGCGAAAATCTGGATACAAATTTAACGGTGCAGGAATTAGCCAGCCTAGCTGGGTTTATGGCCCAAGTGCCGCGATCGCGGGTACAAATGCTGATGCTTCCAGGAGATTTCAATGGCACCGGCCGGGAAGAAATCAGTTATTGGCTCCCCAGTTATCGGCAAATTGAGGTTCTAGCGGATCAGCACCTACGGGATACGCCCCGACGCAGTGGTTTAGGGGGGAATGGGCTAGAAGAAAATCCCATGGATGTTTCTACAAATTGGATCCGCATTGCCATCCAAAATACCTATTTACCGGAGCCCCAAGTCGAGCGAGTGAGTGATCATTTAAGCCAAGTGGGATTTCGCAATCTCTATCGGGGAGAAGATATGACCCAACCCCTGAAAGTGACCCGGATTATTGCCCAGGCTGGAGATATTGATAAAGCCCGAGCGGTGCAGCTACAACTGGGTTTTGGTGAGGTGCGGGTCGAAAGTACTGGTGTTTTGGACTCTGATGTAACAATCCAACTGGGAGAAGATGCCCTCTATCGTTTATCTGGGTTTGGTGAGCAACCCCTGTGA
- a CDS encoding Npun_F0494 family protein yields MQYAAKTLERAERALRCSPFLPRLFIQMGQRSVSILDIAQQAGIEQQFTPAPLSLLAAESSLDWLLQVGLLRREVDGQGLTDRFRLTPLGQQVLLRVQTGTDSDSQDTWAGVSWGDRLQNTLTRWLH; encoded by the coding sequence ATGCAGTATGCTGCAAAAACCCTAGAGCGAGCAGAGCGGGCCCTGCGGTGTAGTCCATTTTTACCCCGTCTCTTTATTCAGATGGGGCAGCGGAGTGTATCAATTTTAGATATTGCCCAACAGGCGGGGATAGAGCAGCAATTTACCCCGGCCCCATTGTCCCTGCTGGCGGCGGAAAGCTCCCTGGATTGGCTCCTTCAGGTGGGCCTCCTGCGTCGAGAGGTGGATGGCCAGGGTTTGACCGATCGCTTTCGTCTGACTCCCTTGGGTCAACAAGTGCTGCTCCGGGTTCAGACAGGAACGGACTCTGATAGCCAAGATACTTGGGCAGGGGTTTCCTGGGGCGATCGCCTCCAAAATACCCTCACCCGTTGGCTCCATTAG
- a CDS encoding M16 family metallopeptidase produces the protein MKALYFSAGSVNQRREQSTLIRGLLRRQPRWMVYASLGLLVPLLMSLFAVSPMNASSALATCVQETTLANGVTVLVKEISTAPVVSLQVWYRVGSAQEPQGQNGIAHQLEHLMFKGTESRPLQFGQLFNAIGSVTNAFTSYDVTAYHHTVRADQLQSLLILEADRMLNSQITPENLDSEKRVVISELQGYENSPEYRLSRVMMATLFSNHPYGLTVGGTAADVEQFSLEQVKDFYRQYYRPDNAVVVITGGIDPNQALTMVQETFGQLKNPDRPAGTATLPPPQPPSGPIAPITLQEPGSAPFLQILYPLPGLLHADAPALEVLDAILSGGRSSRLYQALVETGKVSAVNSYAAMLQAGGWFEIAAIASTNEDLSGVEPIIQDIIETVQTQAIAPGELQRAKNQLRANFILRNRDIDSQGSQLAYDQTVAGDYRYSDRLLAGIEAVTASDIQRVAQTYLQTNQRVVGRFQPTEITDDELMPLSGRQTTEHFYAGDPVDPASVAQYLPQGLESLTATNLSHGRDTAAQISTFTLKNGLRILFLVDTSTPTVTLAGRIHAGTAYDLLTTPGLASLTADNLLNGTQTQDALTLATTLEDRGITLDFSTFRDGVDIEGYALSADLDVLLKNLADVLQGASFPANDFENSQQRALTGLHLEADDPVRVGRRIFQQTLYPQNHPLHPFPTLESVGRIQRQDLLDFYRQAYSPDQTVLTLVGNFDLDRVRSLFVEDFGHWQPSGPALSLEFPEVGLPEKTIFVNQVMPGKPQAITYLGSPGIDRLDPRFYAALLLNHIIGGDTLSSRLGVEIRDRLGLTYGIYSFFAAGPQAGPFLIQMQTAPGDTPQAIQATLSLLRDLRERGVTSAELEAAKRSLMNSYPVELASIDTLARSLLGNALVGLDPGEVLRFPDRLAAVTLEEVHQALQELIHPDRMVIVSAGPAISFSPREP, from the coding sequence TGGATGGTTTACGCCAGTCTGGGGTTGCTTGTGCCCCTTTTAATGTCTCTTTTTGCGGTTTCGCCCATGAATGCATCCAGTGCTTTAGCAACCTGTGTCCAGGAAACAACCCTTGCCAATGGTGTAACCGTCCTCGTTAAGGAAATTTCTACGGCTCCAGTGGTGAGTTTGCAGGTGTGGTATCGGGTTGGCTCGGCCCAGGAACCCCAGGGACAAAATGGAATTGCCCACCAACTGGAACATTTAATGTTTAAGGGAACTGAATCCCGGCCCTTACAGTTTGGTCAGCTTTTTAATGCCATTGGCAGCGTCACCAATGCCTTCACCAGCTATGATGTCACCGCCTATCACCACACAGTTCGGGCGGATCAACTCCAGTCCCTATTGATCTTAGAAGCGGATCGGATGCTGAATAGTCAGATCACGCCGGAAAATCTAGACAGTGAAAAACGGGTGGTTATTTCTGAGTTGCAGGGCTATGAAAACAGCCCGGAGTATCGCCTCAGTCGGGTGATGATGGCAACTCTCTTTTCCAATCATCCCTACGGTCTGACGGTGGGGGGGACTGCTGCGGATGTGGAGCAATTTAGTCTAGAGCAAGTTAAGGATTTCTATCGCCAGTACTATCGCCCGGACAATGCGGTGGTGGTGATTACCGGGGGAATTGATCCCAATCAAGCCCTAACCATGGTTCAAGAGACCTTTGGCCAACTCAAAAATCCCGATCGCCCCGCTGGGACGGCAACCCTACCCCCACCCCAACCCCCATCCGGGCCGATTGCACCCATTACCCTCCAAGAACCGGGGAGTGCCCCATTTTTGCAAATCCTCTATCCCCTACCCGGACTTTTACATGCCGATGCACCGGCCCTAGAGGTGCTAGATGCCATTTTGAGTGGGGGGCGGAGTTCTCGGCTCTACCAGGCCCTCGTGGAAACGGGAAAAGTAAGTGCCGTTAATTCCTATGCGGCCATGCTCCAGGCGGGGGGGTGGTTTGAAATTGCGGCGATCGCCAGTACCAATGAGGACTTAAGCGGGGTTGAACCCATCATCCAGGACATTATTGAAACGGTTCAGACCCAGGCGATCGCCCCAGGGGAATTGCAACGGGCCAAAAACCAACTTCGGGCAAACTTTATTCTGCGAAATCGGGATATTGATAGCCAAGGGAGCCAACTGGCCTATGATCAAACCGTTGCCGGAGATTACCGCTATAGCGATCGCCTCTTAGCTGGCATTGAGGCCGTCACGGCTTCAGATATACAGCGGGTGGCCCAAACCTATCTCCAGACGAACCAGCGGGTGGTGGGTCGATTTCAGCCCACGGAAATCACCGATGACGAATTGATGCCACTATCGGGGCGACAAACCACCGAACATTTCTATGCCGGTGACCCGGTGGATCCCGCCAGTGTGGCCCAATACCTACCCCAAGGGCTGGAGTCATTAACGGCGACAAATCTCAGCCATGGCAGGGATACTGCGGCCCAAATTTCCACCTTTACCCTCAAAAATGGCCTCCGGATTTTATTCCTGGTGGATACTAGTACCCCCACCGTCACCCTAGCTGGGCGCATCCATGCGGGCACAGCCTATGATTTATTGACCACACCGGGGTTAGCTAGTTTAACCGCCGATAATTTACTCAATGGCACCCAAACCCAGGATGCCCTCACCTTGGCCACAACCCTGGAAGATCGGGGTATCACCCTAGACTTTTCCACGTTCCGCGATGGGGTAGACATTGAAGGCTATGCCCTTTCTGCGGATTTAGATGTCCTCCTGAAAAACTTAGCCGATGTCCTCCAGGGGGCTAGTTTTCCCGCCAATGACTTTGAAAATAGTCAACAACGTGCCCTGACGGGACTGCACCTCGAAGCCGATGATCCGGTACGGGTGGGGCGACGCATTTTTCAGCAAACTCTCTATCCCCAAAATCATCCCCTGCATCCCTTTCCCACATTAGAATCCGTAGGACGTATTCAACGGCAGGATCTCCTGGATTTTTACCGCCAGGCCTATAGCCCGGATCAAACCGTACTAACCCTAGTGGGAAATTTTGATCTCGATCGGGTGAGATCGCTCTTTGTGGAAGACTTTGGCCATTGGCAACCCAGTGGCCCGGCCCTATCCCTTGAGTTTCCAGAGGTGGGTCTACCGGAAAAAACCATCTTTGTCAATCAAGTCATGCCTGGCAAACCCCAAGCCATTACCTATCTGGGTTCCCCAGGGATTGATCGCCTGGATCCCCGCTTCTATGCGGCCCTACTTCTGAATCACATCATTGGTGGCGATACCCTTTCCAGTCGTCTGGGGGTGGAAATCCGCGATCGCCTTGGATTGACCTACGGCATCTATAGCTTCTTTGCCGCCGGCCCCCAAGCGGGCCCCTTTCTGATTCAAATGCAAACGGCCCCAGGGGATACCCCCCAGGCCATTCAAGCCACCCTAAGTCTCCTCCGAGATTTACGGGAACGGGGAGTCACTTCGGCGGAACTAGAGGCCGCAAAGCGGAGTTTGATGAATAGTTATCCTGTGGAACTGGCCAGTATTGATACCTTGGCGCGATCGCTCCTGGGAAATGCCCTGGTGGGATTAGACCCGGGTGAGGTACTGCGGTTCCCCGATCGCCTGGCAGCCGTTACCCTAGAAGAGGTACACCAGGCCTTGCAAGAACTGATTCACCCCGATCGCATGGTGATTGTCAGTGCCGGCCCCGCCATTTCCTTTAGCCCCAGAGAACCCTAG